The following coding sequences are from one Lipingzhangella halophila window:
- a CDS encoding ATP-binding protein, whose translation MFSRVAIVNRGEAAMRLIHAVRDLAAETGARIETVALHTDVDRTATFVREADLSYDLGAASARPYLDLAVLERALVRTGADAAWVGWGFVAEDPAFAELCEKVGVTFIGPSAQAMRTLGDKIGAKLLAEEVGVPVAPWSRGAVETREGAVEAADKIGYPLMLKAAAGGGGRGIRVVTSEAELAEAYERTSQEAARAFGSGVVFLERLVTGARHVEVQVIADGHGSAWALGVRDCSVQRRNQKVIEESSSPVLSPEQEGELKASAERLAVAVGYCGAATVEFLYHPGEKLFAFLEVNTRLQVEHPITESTTAFDLVKAQLHVASGGSLEGEPPVERGHAVEARLNAEDPDRDFAPCPGRIARLDLPAGPGIRVDTGVSEGDTIPTDFDSMIAKIIAYGRDREEALGRLRRAMAQTTVVIEGGATNKSFVLDLLDRPEVIGASADTGWIDRVRGEGGLVPHRHSGVALAAAAIEAYEEEERVERQRLLSTASGGRPQVRHESGRPLDLKLRGVSYRVRVARVGAHRFRVGIEAGGDARTAEVELDRFDQHTGHIIVNGTRYRLLTGTHGPTHLVEVEGVTHRVSRDEGGVVRSPAPALVVATPLQAGAEVEADAPVLVLESMKMETVLRAPFKARLKECVVSVGSQVETGAALLRLEPMADAETEDTSAAAPAELDLPAASEDTPAPRRLARAREDLRSLLLGYDVDPHDERRVLDDYLAARRGAANGHRVLAEEIGLLDVFADLAELSRNRPVGEDGGGDTRVHSPREHFHTYLQSLDVERAGLPEAFQAKLATALGHYGVAELERTAQLDAAVFRIFLAQQRASADAGAVAALLRVWLQEPPPEEALREPAGRALERLVAATQVRFPAVADLARGVVFAWFGQPLLRRNRARVYAGVRKHLRYLDAHPDAPDRAERIAEMVASTEPLVRLLGQRLLRDDRDNTVMLEVLTRRYYGNKPLAEVRTSRAAGCEFVVAQRADSSVASTAVSFEALGSALRGLAELAGGQDSVDADIYLAWEDQPADSEDMAAALGGVLAAHPLPEGVRRLTATVAGRSGAVMHQHFTFRPAATGMAEDRLIRGLHPYIAQRMQMERLSNFDLTRLPSSDEEVFLFQCVARENPSDERLVAFTQVRDLTELREHDGRLVALPTAEDAVAACLDSIRRVQSRRPEKKRFSTNRIVVYVWPPSEITRAELDTIANRVLPTTAGAGLEEILVIARQRDPATGELTKISVRVTFDTTGGTELTVGDPPTEPVEPLDDYRQKVLRASSRNTVYPYELTGLLGDFVEYDLDDSHALVPVERPKGRNTAAIVAGVVTTATRRHPQGVSRVVLLGDPTKSLGALSEPECRRVIAALDLAERMGVPLEWYALSAGARISMESGTENMDWVAAALKRIVEFTQDGGEINIVVAGINVGAQPYWNAEATMLMHTKGILVMTPDSAMVLTGKQSLDFSGGVSAEDNFGIGGYDRVMGPNGQAQYWAPSLAGARDVLMRHYDHTYVAPGERAPRRADTTDPAGRDIRDFPHAVEGSDFTTVGEIFSAETNAERKKPFDIRTVMRAISDQDHPVLERWAGMADAETAVVQDAHLGGTPVCLLGIESRSVQRHGFPPTDGPDAYTAGTLFPRSSKKAARAINAASGNRPLVVLANLSGFDGSPESMRKLQLEYGAEIGRAIVNFSGPIVFCVVSRYHGGAFVVFSKALNPNMTVLAVEGSYASVLGGAPAAAVVFSGEVNARTAADERVRELEARVAAASGADRAALTAELDELRSSVRAERLGQVAAEFDGVHDIRRAVEVGSVDAVVGAAELRPRIIEAVEARLG comes from the coding sequence GTGTTCAGTCGTGTCGCCATTGTCAACCGTGGTGAGGCCGCCATGCGGCTCATCCATGCCGTCCGCGACCTGGCCGCTGAGACCGGGGCCCGGATCGAGACCGTGGCCCTGCACACTGATGTCGACCGTACGGCCACATTCGTGCGCGAAGCCGACCTGTCCTACGACCTCGGAGCCGCGTCCGCGCGCCCCTACCTAGACCTGGCGGTGCTGGAACGCGCGCTGGTGCGGACCGGGGCCGATGCCGCGTGGGTGGGCTGGGGCTTCGTTGCCGAGGACCCGGCGTTCGCCGAGCTGTGCGAGAAGGTCGGCGTCACCTTCATCGGGCCGAGCGCGCAGGCCATGCGTACGCTCGGCGACAAGATCGGCGCGAAGCTGCTCGCCGAGGAGGTCGGGGTGCCGGTCGCGCCGTGGAGCCGCGGCGCCGTCGAGACCCGTGAGGGCGCTGTTGAGGCCGCCGACAAGATCGGCTACCCGCTGATGCTGAAGGCGGCCGCTGGCGGCGGGGGGCGGGGCATCCGCGTGGTCACCAGCGAGGCCGAGCTCGCGGAGGCCTACGAGCGCACCAGCCAGGAAGCCGCGCGGGCCTTCGGTAGCGGTGTGGTGTTCCTGGAGCGCCTGGTCACCGGCGCCCGCCATGTCGAGGTTCAGGTGATCGCCGACGGCCACGGCAGTGCGTGGGCGCTGGGGGTGCGCGACTGCTCGGTGCAGCGGCGCAACCAGAAGGTCATCGAGGAGTCGTCCTCGCCGGTGCTCAGCCCTGAGCAGGAGGGCGAGCTCAAGGCCTCGGCCGAACGGTTGGCCGTCGCGGTGGGCTACTGCGGTGCGGCCACCGTCGAGTTCCTCTACCACCCCGGCGAGAAGCTGTTCGCGTTCCTGGAGGTCAACACCCGCCTGCAGGTCGAGCACCCCATCACCGAGTCCACCACCGCCTTCGACCTGGTCAAGGCGCAGCTGCACGTGGCATCGGGCGGCAGCCTGGAGGGCGAGCCCCCGGTGGAGCGCGGGCACGCTGTCGAGGCCCGGCTCAACGCCGAGGACCCCGACCGCGACTTCGCGCCCTGCCCGGGCCGCATCGCGCGGCTGGACCTGCCCGCCGGGCCGGGTATCCGGGTGGACACCGGTGTCAGTGAGGGCGACACCATCCCCACCGACTTCGACTCGATGATCGCCAAGATCATCGCCTACGGCCGCGACCGCGAGGAGGCGCTGGGCAGGCTGCGCCGGGCGATGGCGCAGACCACCGTGGTCATCGAGGGCGGGGCGACCAACAAGAGCTTCGTGCTGGATCTGCTCGACCGGCCCGAGGTGATCGGGGCCAGTGCCGACACCGGCTGGATCGACCGGGTGCGCGGCGAGGGCGGGCTCGTTCCGCACCGCCACTCCGGTGTCGCTCTGGCCGCCGCCGCGATCGAGGCCTACGAGGAGGAGGAACGCGTCGAACGGCAGCGGTTGCTGTCGACGGCCTCCGGCGGGCGCCCGCAGGTGCGCCACGAGAGCGGCCGGCCCCTGGACCTCAAGCTGCGCGGCGTCAGCTACCGCGTGCGCGTCGCGCGGGTGGGTGCGCACCGGTTCCGCGTCGGTATCGAGGCCGGCGGCGACGCGCGCACCGCCGAGGTCGAGCTCGACCGTTTCGACCAGCACACCGGGCACATCATCGTCAACGGCACCCGCTACCGCCTGCTCACCGGCACCCACGGGCCCACCCACCTGGTCGAGGTGGAGGGTGTGACCCACCGGGTCAGCCGCGACGAGGGCGGCGTTGTGCGTTCGCCCGCGCCCGCCCTGGTGGTGGCCACGCCGCTGCAGGCCGGCGCCGAGGTCGAGGCGGACGCGCCGGTGCTGGTGCTGGAGAGCATGAAGATGGAGACGGTGCTGCGGGCGCCGTTCAAGGCGCGGCTGAAAGAGTGCGTCGTCTCCGTGGGCAGCCAGGTCGAGACCGGTGCGGCGCTGCTGCGGCTGGAGCCGATGGCTGATGCCGAAACCGAGGACACCTCGGCTGCCGCGCCGGCCGAGCTGGACCTGCCCGCCGCCAGTGAGGACACTCCGGCGCCGCGGCGGCTCGCGCGGGCCCGGGAGGACCTGCGCAGTCTGCTGCTGGGTTACGACGTCGACCCGCACGACGAACGCCGGGTGCTTGACGACTACCTCGCCGCGCGCCGGGGGGCCGCCAACGGCCACCGGGTCCTGGCCGAGGAGATCGGGCTCCTCGACGTGTTCGCCGACCTCGCCGAGCTGAGCCGCAACCGTCCGGTGGGCGAGGACGGCGGCGGCGACACCCGCGTGCACAGCCCTCGCGAACACTTCCACACCTACCTGCAGAGCTTGGACGTCGAGCGGGCGGGGTTGCCCGAGGCGTTCCAGGCCAAGCTCGCCACGGCGCTGGGGCACTACGGCGTCGCCGAGCTGGAGCGCACCGCCCAGCTCGACGCCGCGGTGTTTCGGATCTTCCTCGCCCAGCAGCGCGCCTCCGCCGACGCCGGGGCCGTCGCGGCGCTGCTGCGCGTGTGGCTGCAGGAGCCGCCGCCCGAGGAGGCGCTGCGCGAGCCCGCCGGGCGCGCGCTGGAGCGGCTGGTGGCCGCCACCCAGGTGCGTTTCCCCGCGGTCGCCGACCTGGCGCGCGGTGTGGTCTTCGCCTGGTTCGGCCAGCCGCTGCTGCGCCGCAACCGCGCCCGTGTCTACGCCGGTGTCCGCAAGCACCTGCGCTACCTGGACGCCCACCCCGATGCGCCCGACCGTGCCGAGCGCATCGCCGAGATGGTGGCCAGCACCGAGCCGCTGGTGCGGCTGCTGGGGCAGCGGCTGCTGCGCGACGACCGGGACAACACCGTCATGCTGGAGGTGCTGACCCGGCGCTACTACGGCAATAAGCCCCTGGCCGAGGTGCGCACCAGCCGGGCCGCGGGCTGCGAGTTCGTGGTCGCCCAGCGCGCGGACTCCAGCGTGGCCTCCACCGCGGTGAGCTTCGAGGCGCTGGGCAGCGCTCTGCGTGGGCTCGCCGAGCTGGCCGGCGGCCAGGACTCCGTGGACGCCGACATCTACCTCGCCTGGGAGGACCAGCCCGCGGACTCCGAGGACATGGCGGCCGCGCTGGGTGGGGTCCTGGCCGCGCACCCGCTGCCCGAAGGGGTGCGCAGGCTCACCGCCACCGTCGCGGGCCGCAGCGGCGCGGTGATGCACCAGCACTTCACGTTCCGCCCCGCGGCAACCGGGATGGCCGAGGACCGGCTCATCCGCGGCCTGCACCCCTACATCGCGCAGCGGATGCAGATGGAGCGGCTGAGCAACTTCGACCTCACCCGGCTGCCGTCCTCGGACGAGGAGGTGTTCCTGTTCCAGTGCGTGGCGCGGGAGAACCCCTCCGACGAGCGCCTTGTCGCGTTCACGCAGGTGCGCGACCTGACCGAGTTGCGCGAGCACGACGGCAGGCTGGTCGCGCTGCCCACGGCCGAGGACGCCGTCGCCGCCTGCCTCGACTCGATCCGCCGCGTCCAGTCGCGCCGGCCCGAGAAGAAGCGCTTCAGTACCAACCGGATCGTGGTCTACGTGTGGCCACCCAGCGAGATCACCCGCGCGGAGCTGGACACGATCGCCAACCGCGTGCTGCCCACGACCGCCGGCGCCGGGCTGGAGGAGATCCTGGTCATCGCGCGTCAGCGCGACCCCGCCACCGGCGAGCTGACCAAGATCAGCGTGCGGGTGACCTTCGACACCACCGGCGGCACCGAGCTGACCGTGGGCGATCCGCCCACCGAACCAGTCGAGCCGCTGGACGACTACCGGCAGAAGGTGCTGCGCGCCAGCAGCCGCAACACCGTCTACCCCTACGAGCTCACCGGGCTGCTCGGCGACTTCGTCGAGTACGACCTCGACGACAGCCACGCGCTGGTGCCGGTTGAGCGGCCCAAGGGGCGCAACACCGCCGCGATCGTCGCCGGTGTGGTCACCACCGCGACCCGGCGCCACCCGCAGGGCGTGTCCCGGGTGGTGCTGCTCGGCGACCCGACCAAGTCGCTGGGGGCGCTCTCCGAGCCGGAGTGCCGCCGCGTGATCGCCGCGCTGGATCTGGCCGAGCGCATGGGGGTGCCGCTGGAGTGGTACGCGCTGTCGGCCGGTGCGCGCATCTCCATGGAGTCGGGCACCGAGAACATGGACTGGGTGGCCGCGGCGCTCAAGCGCATCGTCGAGTTCACCCAGGACGGCGGTGAGATCAACATCGTGGTCGCCGGCATCAACGTGGGTGCGCAGCCGTACTGGAACGCCGAAGCGACGATGCTCATGCACACCAAGGGCATCCTGGTGATGACGCCGGACTCGGCGATGGTGCTCACCGGTAAGCAGTCGCTGGACTTCTCCGGCGGTGTCTCGGCCGAGGACAACTTCGGTATCGGTGGCTACGACCGGGTGATGGGTCCCAATGGGCAGGCCCAGTACTGGGCGCCCAGTCTGGCCGGCGCGCGTGATGTGCTGATGCGCCACTACGACCACACCTATGTGGCACCCGGTGAACGGGCGCCGCGGCGGGCGGACACCACCGATCCCGCCGGCCGCGACATCCGGGACTTCCCGCACGCCGTGGAGGGCAGCGACTTCACCACCGTCGGCGAGATCTTCTCCGCCGAGACCAACGCGGAGCGCAAGAAGCCTTTCGACATCCGCACCGTGATGCGGGCGATCTCCGACCAGGACCACCCGGTGCTGGAACGCTGGGCGGGCATGGCCGACGCCGAGACCGCGGTGGTCCAGGACGCCCACCTGGGTGGTACGCCGGTGTGCCTGCTGGGTATCGAGTCGCGGTCGGTGCAACGGCACGGGTTCCCGCCCACGGACGGCCCCGACGCCTACACCGCGGGCACCCTGTTCCCGCGGTCGTCGAAGAAGGCCGCGCGGGCGATCAACGCGGCCAGCGGCAACCGGCCGCTGGTGGTGCTGGCCAACCTGTCGGGTTTCGACGGGTCACCGGAGTCGATGCGCAAGCTGCAGCTGGAGTACGGCGCCGAGATCGGCCGCGCGATCGTGAACTTCAGCGGGCCCATCGTGTTCTGCGTGGTCTCGCGGTACCACGGCGGCGCGTTCGTGGTGTTCTCCAAGGCGCTGAACCCGAACATGACCGTGCTGGCGGTGGAGGGTTCCTACGCCTCGGTGCTGGGCGGGGCGCCGGCCGCCGCGGTCGTGTTCTCCGGGGAGGTCAACGCCCGCACCGCCGCCGATGAGCGCGTGCGCGAGTTGGAGGCCCGGGTGGCGGCGGCCTCTGGCGCCGACCGGGCGGCACTGACCGCCGAGCTTGATGAGCTGCGCTCCTCGGTGCGCGCGGAGCGGCTCGGGCAGGTGGCGGCGGAGTTCGACGGGGTGCACGACATTCGCCGCGCGGTCGAGGTGGGCTCCGTCGACGCGGTCGTGGGCGCCGCGGAACTGCGCCCGCGCATCATCGAGGCCGTCGAGGCCCGCCTGGGCTGA
- a CDS encoding DUF6243 family protein, giving the protein MAKRHNPLLGLGEGRTKPSPSDRQDSGPGSARNDARASAGDHKQELLRKMRERAQAEQPAEADKES; this is encoded by the coding sequence ATGGCCAAGCGCCACAATCCTCTTCTCGGCCTAGGTGAAGGACGCACGAAGCCGTCCCCCTCCGATCGGCAGGACTCCGGTCCCGGCTCTGCCCGTAACGACGCCCGCGCTTCGGCCGGCGACCACAAGCAGGAACTGCTGCGCAAGATGCGCGAGCGCGCCCAGGCGGAGCAGCCCGCCGAGGCTGACAAGGAAAGCTGA
- a CDS encoding RNA polymerase sigma factor, with the protein MDEDLLRTLTPTVIAVLVRRGADFAAAEDAVQDALVEAVHVWPGDPPRDPKGWLVAVAWRKFLDAARADTSRRHREVRVESEPMPGPGEMADDTLQLYFLCAHPSLTPASAVALTLRAVGGLTTRQIARAYLVPEATMAQRISRAKRSLSSVRFDHPGDVATVLRVLYLVFNEGYSGDVDLAAEAIRLTRQLGARTNHAEVAGLLALMLLHHARRPARTGPDGRLVPLAEQDRGLWDTRLIAEGVDVLQAALTRDRLGEFQAQAAIAALHADARAAKETDWVQIVEWYDELVRLTNSPVARLNRAVALGEADGPRAGLAALAELDPALPRYSAAAAYLHERDGNPATAARLYAEAARSASNLPERDHLTRQAARLNARLRR; encoded by the coding sequence GTGGATGAGGACCTGCTGCGGACCCTCACCCCCACCGTGATCGCCGTCCTCGTCCGCCGCGGAGCCGACTTCGCGGCGGCCGAGGACGCCGTGCAGGACGCCCTGGTCGAAGCGGTGCACGTGTGGCCGGGTGATCCGCCGCGGGATCCCAAGGGCTGGTTGGTCGCCGTGGCCTGGCGCAAGTTCCTCGACGCCGCCCGCGCCGATACCTCCCGGCGGCACCGCGAGGTACGCGTCGAGAGCGAGCCCATGCCCGGCCCGGGCGAGATGGCCGACGACACGCTCCAGCTGTACTTCCTGTGCGCGCACCCATCCCTGACGCCGGCCTCGGCGGTCGCGCTCACGCTGCGCGCGGTCGGCGGTCTGACCACGCGTCAGATCGCGCGGGCCTACCTGGTGCCGGAGGCGACCATGGCCCAGCGCATCAGCCGGGCCAAGCGGAGCCTCTCATCCGTGCGGTTCGACCACCCAGGTGACGTCGCCACGGTGCTGCGCGTGCTCTACCTCGTCTTCAACGAGGGCTACTCCGGCGACGTCGACCTCGCCGCCGAGGCGATCCGGCTCACGCGCCAACTGGGGGCCAGGACCAATCATGCGGAGGTGGCGGGCTTGCTCGCGCTCATGCTGCTCCACCACGCACGGCGCCCGGCACGGACCGGCCCCGACGGCAGGCTCGTTCCTCTTGCCGAGCAGGACCGCGGCCTGTGGGACACCCGCCTGATCGCCGAGGGCGTCGACGTGCTCCAGGCAGCCCTTACCCGCGACCGCCTGGGCGAGTTCCAGGCCCAGGCCGCCATCGCCGCGCTGCACGCCGACGCCCGCGCGGCCAAGGAGACCGACTGGGTGCAGATCGTCGAGTGGTACGACGAACTGGTGCGCCTCACCAACAGCCCGGTGGCCCGCCTCAACCGCGCTGTCGCGCTCGGCGAGGCCGACGGCCCGCGGGCCGGTCTGGCCGCTCTGGCGGAGCTCGACCCCGCCCTGCCCCGCTACTCTGCCGCCGCGGCGTACCTGCACGAGCGTGACGGGAACCCAGCCACCGCAGCACGGCTCTACGCCGAAGCCGCCCGCTCAGCGTCCAACCTTCCCGAACGCGACCACCTCACGCGACAGGCCGCACGGCTCAACGCGCGGCTGCGCCGGTAA
- a CDS encoding YciI family protein, with translation MAKYLLLKHYRGAPASVNDVPMEKWAPEEISAHVQYMDDFAARLEATGEFVDSQALSPEGTFVRYDGEGRPPVTDGPFAETKDLIAGWMVIDVESYERALELAGELSAAPGAGGEPIHEWLEVRPFLAAPETITE, from the coding sequence ATGGCCAAGTACCTGTTGCTCAAGCACTACCGGGGCGCGCCGGCTTCGGTCAACGACGTGCCGATGGAGAAGTGGGCGCCGGAGGAGATCTCGGCCCACGTGCAGTACATGGATGACTTCGCCGCCCGGCTGGAGGCCACCGGTGAGTTTGTCGACAGCCAGGCGCTGTCCCCGGAGGGCACATTCGTCCGCTACGACGGCGAGGGGCGGCCGCCGGTCACCGACGGTCCCTTCGCCGAAACCAAGGATCTGATCGCCGGCTGGATGGTGATCGACGTCGAGAGCTACGAGCGGGCGCTCGAACTGGCCGGTGAGCTGTCCGCGGCTCCGGGGGCGGGTGGCGAGCCGATCCACGAGTGGCTCGAGGTGCGCCCGTTCCTGGCCGCGCCCGAGACCATCACGGAGTGA
- a CDS encoding TetR/AcrR family transcriptional regulator → MPRAGLDPAAVVAAGAALADEVGPANLTMGLLAERVGVRTPSLYKHVSGQEDLNRRIAALALSEAADAVGGAVQGYAGRDALAAAARAFRAFVVEHPGRYAATIGVEPSGPDDPLATAGQRLLGAFTAVLRGYEIKETDADHALRMLRSLCHGFATLQAANGFQWSVDIDESFEWLIAFADRGLRAG, encoded by the coding sequence GTGCCTAGGGCCGGTCTGGACCCGGCGGCCGTGGTCGCGGCCGGTGCCGCCCTCGCCGACGAGGTCGGTCCGGCCAACCTGACAATGGGGTTGCTGGCCGAGCGGGTGGGCGTACGTACCCCGTCGCTGTACAAGCACGTGAGCGGCCAGGAAGACCTCAACCGGCGCATCGCGGCCTTGGCGTTGAGCGAGGCCGCCGACGCTGTCGGCGGCGCGGTCCAGGGCTACGCGGGCCGCGACGCCCTGGCGGCCGCGGCGCGCGCCTTCCGCGCCTTCGTCGTGGAGCACCCCGGCCGGTACGCCGCGACGATCGGCGTGGAACCGTCCGGCCCGGACGATCCGCTGGCCACCGCGGGCCAGCGGCTGCTCGGCGCGTTCACGGCGGTCCTGCGCGGGTACGAGATCAAAGAGACCGACGCGGACCACGCCCTGCGCATGCTCCGCAGCCTCTGCCACGGCTTCGCCACGTTGCAGGCGGCCAACGGATTCCAATGGAGCGTCGACATCGACGAGAGCTTCGAGTGGCTGATCGCCTTCGCCGACCGGGGCCTGCGCGCTGGTTGA
- a CDS encoding alpha/beta fold hydrolase has product MTEYLAVDGGTLAYEVAGSGPLIVLAHGMGDSRAAYRAVIPPLVAAGYRVAAVDLRGCGESSTDWPAWSRTAIAGDLLAVIRHLGGPAVLVGHSISGGAATIAAAQEPSLVTNVVELAPFTRKQSIRLGDLRVKRFRRGMLRLLGAGVFGSVPLWRSYLDTAYPGVKPADWAERLGRVDSLLRQPDRMKALQGMGRSAPTDAGAQLGNVDCPVLVVMGTLDPDWADPHAEGSAIVDALPSGLGRLEMIEGAGHYPHDQFPDQVVSLMLAFLRSDAARA; this is encoded by the coding sequence ATGACCGAGTACCTCGCCGTCGACGGCGGCACGCTCGCTTACGAGGTGGCGGGGTCCGGCCCGCTGATCGTCCTCGCGCACGGCATGGGCGACAGCCGCGCCGCCTACCGCGCTGTGATCCCGCCGCTGGTGGCGGCGGGCTACCGGGTCGCCGCGGTCGATCTGCGCGGCTGCGGCGAGTCCAGCACCGACTGGCCGGCCTGGAGCCGCACCGCCATCGCCGGCGACCTGCTCGCCGTAATCCGCCACCTGGGCGGCCCGGCCGTGCTCGTCGGCCACTCGATCTCCGGCGGCGCCGCCACCATCGCCGCTGCGCAGGAGCCTTCGCTGGTCACCAACGTCGTCGAGTTGGCGCCGTTCACCCGCAAGCAGTCGATCCGCCTCGGCGACCTGCGGGTGAAACGCTTCCGGCGGGGCATGCTGCGGCTACTCGGCGCGGGCGTCTTCGGCAGCGTGCCGCTCTGGCGTTCGTACCTCGACACGGCCTACCCCGGCGTTAAGCCGGCCGACTGGGCCGAGCGGCTCGGCCGCGTCGACTCCCTGCTGCGCCAACCGGACCGGATGAAGGCCCTGCAGGGCATGGGCCGCAGCGCCCCGACCGACGCCGGCGCGCAGCTCGGCAACGTCGACTGCCCGGTCCTGGTCGTGATGGGCACGCTCGACCCCGACTGGGCCGACCCACACGCCGAGGGCTCAGCGATCGTTGACGCCCTGCCCTCGGGCCTCGGCCGCCTTGAGATGATCGAAGGTGCCGGGCACTACCCGCACGACCAGTTCCCCGACCAGGTTGTTTCGCTCATGCTCGCCTTCCTCCGATCGGACGCCGCCCGTGCCTAG